The Anaerobaca lacustris genomic interval ACTATCGGCGTGAGCGGCCGATGGGAACGTTCACGCGGACCGTGACATTGCCGGCCCCGGTCGAGATGGACTCGGTCAAGGCCGAGTATCGCGACGGCGTGTTGCGCGTGTACATGGAGAAGGCCGAAGAGGCGAAGGCCAAGAAGATCAAGATTGCATCGTAAGACAGCCCAACGGCGACGACAGAAGCGTTATCGTTAGATGGGAGGTTGAGAACCATGGCAAGGAACCAGCAAGAGATCACCCGGCCGCAGCAGGCGGCTGTGACACGAAGAGAAGAACAGACGCAACAGTATTTTGTGCCCCCGGTCGACATCAGTGAGACGCCGGACGGTTTGGTCCTGCGATATGACATGCCGGGCGTCAAGAAGGACAACGCCGACATCACCGTGGACAAAGGCACGCTGACCGTCACCGGCAAGGTCGAGCCGGAGGAATCCGGAACGCCCGCTTACCGCGAAACGCGGATCGGCGACTATCGGCGCGAGTTCACGCTGCCCAACGACGTCGATGCCGGCCACATCAGCGCCGAGATGAACGCCGGCGTGCTGACCGTCCGCATCAACAAGCCCGAAGAGGCCAAGCCAAAACGAATC includes:
- a CDS encoding Hsp20/alpha crystallin family protein, which codes for MARNQQEITRPQQAAVTRREEQTQQYFVPPVDISETPDGLVLRYDMPGVKKDNADITVDKGTLTVTGKVEPEESGTPAYRETRIGDYRREFTLPNDVDAGHISAEMNAGVLTVRINKPEEAKPKRIRITGR